The Lycium barbarum isolate Lr01 chromosome 12, ASM1917538v2, whole genome shotgun sequence genome includes a region encoding these proteins:
- the LOC132625068 gene encoding uncharacterized protein LOC132625068 isoform X1, with protein sequence MRTRSAEKRSAGKNQIPAEPVVAEPKRTPPSRAKKSKTLGSKTSPAVEEAKASDADGAAQSTPVAKPASGRKTARRVARKVVKKSLASSKTTSDKTPISEGAGTGMLEDPVEEKDGEDSKEDHVKEIDAAESTECVKDGETEDSKEDHVKERDVQESKESTKEEETEDSKEVDVKEGNAEDSKEDPLKEKDLQGPKEDAVKEKDTEDLKEDILMGEDAVKEKDMEDLKEDILMGEDAEDSKEARVKEKDAEEAKEDVVIGEDAEDSKEVPVREEDAKDPKEDPVDKKDLQDPEEDCAKDKDAEDLKEDIVKEEDAEDSKEDAIKEKDAEESKEYVIMGEDAEDSKEYPVEEEDAEGSKEDAVKEKDVEDSKESPLMEEYAEDSKEDPIKEEDEENSKENPVMGEDTEYSKEAPVKEKDAEDLNDAGPTPMDETNEEIKECSNNLVATAKNVGDSVMEDQSRNKEDQAVNSQEEPAKNTSVSLDEVTVVNDVRLAEEIDHDVRSSENQGPTVTNVKSQEPIIEDMKSSDNQELVITELKSQEGEGSIKGKEGLELRGEKDDGLTPTGDNLKAESAEDRMEEDTDRKMKGKDISLDETGEDKIEAFADQENDEEFGEDDVSEHCEEAETLEDERAQLNALAKERKKRKELEVFVGGLDRDAVEEDLKRVFQHVGEVIDVRMHRELSTNKNKGYAFVKFATKEQVSRALAEMRNPVIRGKRCGTAPSEDNDTLFLGNICNTWTKEAVRQKLKDYGVEGVENVNLVADPKREGLSRGFAFLEFSCHNDAMTAYKRLQRPDVVFGHSERTAKIAFAEPLRDPDPEVMAQVKSVFIDGLPPYWDEDRVREKFKCFGEIARITLARNMSRAKRKDFGFVDFGTHEAAVACIEGVNNTELGDGNLKAKVRARLSNPQPKTQAVKGGISGGFRISQGPLGRGSPRGGHTFGRASIPRGRGFNPRGPGHGGRMGFAEHKFGSPYPPFRGRSNFGRAGGRWNFSCAYPVPGGPMYVDRMRHGDRGNANDAFFRRQQFPIEGPNSPFMDRHFEDRYYHDNAGHGLKRPFSMTDPNLDYLGPSRRPRFDHSDSASSLHGDRYSRDNFPPGGDHYTRDYYGSDYGRGPYPSFYGGGRPHGRGYGRGY encoded by the exons TTGAAGAAGCAAAAGCTTCAGATGCAGATGGGGCTGCTCAGTCAACACCAGTAGCAAAACCCGCGTCAGGTAGGAAAACTGCTCGAAGGGTTGCGAGGAAGGTGGTAAAGAAAAGTCTTGCTTCTTCTAAAACTACTTCGGATAAAACACCTATATCAGAAGGTGCTGGAACGGGAATGCTTGAAGATCCTGTCGAAGAGAAGGATGGAGAAGATTCAAAGGAAGATCATGTCAAAGAGATAGATGCAGCAGAATCAACGGAATGTGTCAAGGATGGAGAGACAGAGGACTCGAAGGAAGATCATGTGAAGGAGAGAGATGTACAGGAATCAAAGGAATCTACCAAGGAGGAAGAGACAGAGGACTCAAAGGAAGTTGACGTGAAGGAGGGAAATGCAGAGGACTCAAAGGAAGATCCTCTCAAGGAGAAAGATTTACAGGGCCCAAAGGAAGATGCAGTGAAGGAGAAAGATACGGAGGACTTAAAGGAAGATATTCTCATGGGGGAAGATGCAGTGAAGGAGAAAGATATGGAGGACTTAAAGGAAGATATTCTCATGGGGGAAGATGCAGAGGACTCAAAGGAAGCTCGCGTCAAGGAGAAAGATGCAGAGGAGGCAAAGGAAGATGTTGTCATTGGGGAAGATGCAGAGGACTCAAAGGAAGTTCCTGTCAGGGAGGAAGATGCAAAGGATCCAAAGGAAGATCCTGTCGACAAGAAAGATCTACAGGACCCAGAGGAAGATTGTGCTAAGGATAAAGATGCAGAGGACTTAAAGGAAGATATTGTCAAGGAGGAAGATGCAGAGGACTCAAAAGAAGATGCCATAAAGGAGAAAGATGCAGAGGAGTCGAAGGAATATGTTATCATGGGGGAAGATGCAGAGGACTCAAAGGAATATCCTGTGGAGGAGGAAGATGCAGAGGGTTCAAAGGAAGATGCCGTGAAGGAGAAAGATGTAGAGGACTCAAAGGAAAGTCCTTTAATGGAGGAATATGCGGAGGACTCAAAGGAAGATCCTATCAAGGAGGAAGATGAAGAAAACTCAAAGGAAAATCCTGTCATGGGGGAAGACACAGAGTATTCAAAGGAAGCTCCTGTTAAGGAGAAAGATGCAGAGGACTTAAATGATGCAGGACCAACACCCATGGATGAGACAAATGAGGAAATCAAAGAATGTTCAAACAATTTAGTGGCCACAGCTAAAAATGTTGGTGATTCCGTGATGGAAGATCAAAGTAGAAACAAGGAGGATCAGGCAGTTAATTCACAGGAGGAACCAGCTAAAAATACTTCAGTGTCTCTAGATGAAGTAACTGTTGTCAATGATGTGAGATTGGCAGAAGAAATTGACCACGATGTGAGAAGTTCAGAAAATCAGGGACCTACTGTTACAAATGTCAAATCTCAGGAGCCTATTATTGAGGATATGAAATCTTCAGACAATCAGGAACTTGTTATTACAGAACTGAAATCTCAGGAGGGTGAAGGATCTATTAAAGGAAAAGAAGGATTGGAGTTGAGGGGAGAAAAGGACGATGGTTTAACTCCTACAGGGGATAATTTAAAGGCAGAGTCTGCAGAAGATAGAATGGAGGAAGATACAGATAGGAAGATGAAAGGAAAGGATATTTCTCTTGACGAAACTGGTGAAGATAAAATAGAGGCTTTTGCTGATCAAGAGAATGATGAAGAATTTGGGGAAGATGATGTATCTGAGCACTGTGAAGAAGCTGAGACATTGGAAGATGAGCGTGCTCAATTGAATGCTCTTGCAAAGGAACGAAAAAAGAGGAAAGAGCTGGAAGTATTTGTTGGTGGGTTAGACCGTGATGCTGTGGAGGAGGATCTGAAAAGGGTGTTCCAGCATGTTGGGGAGGTAATTGATGTTCGAATGCACAGAGAGTTGTCAACAAACAAGAATAAAGGATATGCCTTCGTGAAGTTTGCAACTAAGGAGCAAGTTAGCCGTGCTTTGGCTGAAATGAGAAATCCAGTT ATACGGGGAAAGCGATGCGGGACTGCTCCAAGTGAGGACAATGATACCTTATTCTTAGGAAACATTTGCAACACATGGACAAAGGAAGCT GTGAGACAGAAGCTGAAAGATTATGGTGTAGAAGGTGTTGAAAACGTTAATCTAGTGGCCGATCCGAAACGTGAAGGTTTGAGTCGTGGCTTCGCGTTTCTTGAGTTCTCTTGTCACAACGATGCCATGACGGCTTACAAAAGACTTCAAAGGCCTGATGTTGTTTTTGGTCACTCTGAGAGGACTGCCAAAATAGCTTTTGCTGAACCTTTACGTGATCCAGATCCAGAGGTAATGGCTCAAGTGAAGTCAGTATTTATTGATGGACTCCCTCCTTATTGGGATGAAGATCGCGTCCGTGAGAAGTTTAAATGTTTTGGGGAGATTGCAAGAATCACGCTAGCCAGGAATATGTCAAGGGCAAAGCGGAAGGATTTTGGATTTGTTGATTTCGGCACACATGAAGCTGCTGTTGCTTGCATTGAGGGCGTTAATAACACAGAGCTGGGTGATGGGAATTTGAAG GCAAAAGTGCGAGCCAGACTTTCAAATCCTCAACCAAAAACTCAGGCCGTGAAAGGTGGAATATCTGGAGGGTTCCGAATTAGCCAGGGTCCCCTGG GAAGGGGCTCTCCGCGGGGAGGACATACTTTTGGTAGAGCTAGTATTCCGCGTGGTAGGGGCTTTAACCCTCGTGGACCTGGTCATGGCGGTAGAATGGGCTTTGCTGAACACAAGTTTGGTAGCCCTTATCCTCCTTTCCGTGGAAGGTCAAACTTTGGACGAG CAGGCGGGAGGTGGAATTTCAGTTGTGCTTATCCAGTACCTGGTGGTCCAATGTATGTTGATAGAATGAGGCATGGAGATAGAGGCAATGCAAATGATGCCTTCTTTAGGAGACAACAATTTCCTATTGAAGGACCGAACAGCCCATTCATGGATAGGCACTTCGAGGACCGTTACTACCATGATAACGCTGGCCATGGGTTAAAGAGGCCCTTCTCTATGACA GACCCGAATCTGGATTACTTGGGGCCTAGCAGACGTCCTCGGTTTGATCATTCAGATTCTGCAAGTTCTCTTCATGGGGATCGTTATAGTAGAG ATAATTTTCCTCCCGGTGGAGATCACTACACACGTGATTATTATGGCTCTGAT TATGGCAGAGGCCCATATCCATCTTTCTATGGAGGTGGTCGTCCACATGGGCGTGGTTATGGACGTGGTTATTAG
- the LOC132625068 gene encoding uncharacterized protein LOC132625068 isoform X2 has translation MRTRSAEKRSAGKNQIPAEPVVAEPKRTPPSRAKKSKTLGSKTSPAVEEAKASDADGAAQSTPVAKPASGRKTARRVARKVVKKSLASSKTTSDKTPISEGAGTGMLEDPVEEKDGEDSKEDHVKEIDAAESTECVKDGETEDSKEDHVKERDVQESKESTKEEETEDSKEVDVKEGNAEDSKEDPLKEKDLQGPKEDAVKEKDTEDLKEDILMGEDAVKEKDMEDLKEDILMGEDAEDSKEARVKEKDAEEAKEDVVIGEDAEDSKEVPVREEDAKDPKEDPVDKKDLQDPEEDCAKDKDAEDLKEDIVKEEDAEDSKEDAIKEKDAEESKEYVIMGEDAEDSKEYPVEEEDAEGSKEDAVKEKDVEDSKESPLMEEYAEDSKEDPIKEEDEENSKENPVMGEDTEYSKEAPVKEKDAEDLNDAGPTPMDETNEEIKECSNNLVATAKNVGDSVMEDQSRNKEDQAVNSQEEPAKNTSVSLDEVTVVNDVRLAEEIDHDVRSSENQGPTVTNVKSQEPIIEDMKSSDNQELVITELKSQEGEGSIKGKEGLELRGEKDDGLTPTGDNLKAESAEDRMEEDTDRKMKGKDISLDETGEDKIEAFADQENDEEFGEDDVSEHCEEAETLEDERAQLNALAKERKKRKELEVFVGGLDRDAVEEDLKRVFQHVGEVIDVRMHRELSTNKNKGYAFVKFATKEQVSRALAEMRNPVIRGKRCGTAPSEDNDTLFLGNICNTWTKEAVRQKLKDYGVEGVENVNLVADPKREGLSRGFAFLEFSCHNDAMTAYKRLQRPDVVFGHSERTAKIAFAEPLRDPDPEVMAQVKSVFIDGLPPYWDEDRVREKFKCFGEIARITLARNMSRAKRKDFGFVDFGTHEAAVACIEGVNNTELGDGNLKAKVRARLSNPQPKTQAVKGGISGGFRISQGPLGRGSPRGGHTFGRASIPRGRGFNPRGPGHGGRMGFAEHKFGSPYPPFRGRSNFGRGGRWNFSCAYPVPGGPMYVDRMRHGDRGNANDAFFRRQQFPIEGPNSPFMDRHFEDRYYHDNAGHGLKRPFSMTDPNLDYLGPSRRPRFDHSDSASSLHGDRYSRDNFPPGGDHYTRDYYGSDYGRGPYPSFYGGGRPHGRGYGRGY, from the exons TTGAAGAAGCAAAAGCTTCAGATGCAGATGGGGCTGCTCAGTCAACACCAGTAGCAAAACCCGCGTCAGGTAGGAAAACTGCTCGAAGGGTTGCGAGGAAGGTGGTAAAGAAAAGTCTTGCTTCTTCTAAAACTACTTCGGATAAAACACCTATATCAGAAGGTGCTGGAACGGGAATGCTTGAAGATCCTGTCGAAGAGAAGGATGGAGAAGATTCAAAGGAAGATCATGTCAAAGAGATAGATGCAGCAGAATCAACGGAATGTGTCAAGGATGGAGAGACAGAGGACTCGAAGGAAGATCATGTGAAGGAGAGAGATGTACAGGAATCAAAGGAATCTACCAAGGAGGAAGAGACAGAGGACTCAAAGGAAGTTGACGTGAAGGAGGGAAATGCAGAGGACTCAAAGGAAGATCCTCTCAAGGAGAAAGATTTACAGGGCCCAAAGGAAGATGCAGTGAAGGAGAAAGATACGGAGGACTTAAAGGAAGATATTCTCATGGGGGAAGATGCAGTGAAGGAGAAAGATATGGAGGACTTAAAGGAAGATATTCTCATGGGGGAAGATGCAGAGGACTCAAAGGAAGCTCGCGTCAAGGAGAAAGATGCAGAGGAGGCAAAGGAAGATGTTGTCATTGGGGAAGATGCAGAGGACTCAAAGGAAGTTCCTGTCAGGGAGGAAGATGCAAAGGATCCAAAGGAAGATCCTGTCGACAAGAAAGATCTACAGGACCCAGAGGAAGATTGTGCTAAGGATAAAGATGCAGAGGACTTAAAGGAAGATATTGTCAAGGAGGAAGATGCAGAGGACTCAAAAGAAGATGCCATAAAGGAGAAAGATGCAGAGGAGTCGAAGGAATATGTTATCATGGGGGAAGATGCAGAGGACTCAAAGGAATATCCTGTGGAGGAGGAAGATGCAGAGGGTTCAAAGGAAGATGCCGTGAAGGAGAAAGATGTAGAGGACTCAAAGGAAAGTCCTTTAATGGAGGAATATGCGGAGGACTCAAAGGAAGATCCTATCAAGGAGGAAGATGAAGAAAACTCAAAGGAAAATCCTGTCATGGGGGAAGACACAGAGTATTCAAAGGAAGCTCCTGTTAAGGAGAAAGATGCAGAGGACTTAAATGATGCAGGACCAACACCCATGGATGAGACAAATGAGGAAATCAAAGAATGTTCAAACAATTTAGTGGCCACAGCTAAAAATGTTGGTGATTCCGTGATGGAAGATCAAAGTAGAAACAAGGAGGATCAGGCAGTTAATTCACAGGAGGAACCAGCTAAAAATACTTCAGTGTCTCTAGATGAAGTAACTGTTGTCAATGATGTGAGATTGGCAGAAGAAATTGACCACGATGTGAGAAGTTCAGAAAATCAGGGACCTACTGTTACAAATGTCAAATCTCAGGAGCCTATTATTGAGGATATGAAATCTTCAGACAATCAGGAACTTGTTATTACAGAACTGAAATCTCAGGAGGGTGAAGGATCTATTAAAGGAAAAGAAGGATTGGAGTTGAGGGGAGAAAAGGACGATGGTTTAACTCCTACAGGGGATAATTTAAAGGCAGAGTCTGCAGAAGATAGAATGGAGGAAGATACAGATAGGAAGATGAAAGGAAAGGATATTTCTCTTGACGAAACTGGTGAAGATAAAATAGAGGCTTTTGCTGATCAAGAGAATGATGAAGAATTTGGGGAAGATGATGTATCTGAGCACTGTGAAGAAGCTGAGACATTGGAAGATGAGCGTGCTCAATTGAATGCTCTTGCAAAGGAACGAAAAAAGAGGAAAGAGCTGGAAGTATTTGTTGGTGGGTTAGACCGTGATGCTGTGGAGGAGGATCTGAAAAGGGTGTTCCAGCATGTTGGGGAGGTAATTGATGTTCGAATGCACAGAGAGTTGTCAACAAACAAGAATAAAGGATATGCCTTCGTGAAGTTTGCAACTAAGGAGCAAGTTAGCCGTGCTTTGGCTGAAATGAGAAATCCAGTT ATACGGGGAAAGCGATGCGGGACTGCTCCAAGTGAGGACAATGATACCTTATTCTTAGGAAACATTTGCAACACATGGACAAAGGAAGCT GTGAGACAGAAGCTGAAAGATTATGGTGTAGAAGGTGTTGAAAACGTTAATCTAGTGGCCGATCCGAAACGTGAAGGTTTGAGTCGTGGCTTCGCGTTTCTTGAGTTCTCTTGTCACAACGATGCCATGACGGCTTACAAAAGACTTCAAAGGCCTGATGTTGTTTTTGGTCACTCTGAGAGGACTGCCAAAATAGCTTTTGCTGAACCTTTACGTGATCCAGATCCAGAGGTAATGGCTCAAGTGAAGTCAGTATTTATTGATGGACTCCCTCCTTATTGGGATGAAGATCGCGTCCGTGAGAAGTTTAAATGTTTTGGGGAGATTGCAAGAATCACGCTAGCCAGGAATATGTCAAGGGCAAAGCGGAAGGATTTTGGATTTGTTGATTTCGGCACACATGAAGCTGCTGTTGCTTGCATTGAGGGCGTTAATAACACAGAGCTGGGTGATGGGAATTTGAAG GCAAAAGTGCGAGCCAGACTTTCAAATCCTCAACCAAAAACTCAGGCCGTGAAAGGTGGAATATCTGGAGGGTTCCGAATTAGCCAGGGTCCCCTGG GAAGGGGCTCTCCGCGGGGAGGACATACTTTTGGTAGAGCTAGTATTCCGCGTGGTAGGGGCTTTAACCCTCGTGGACCTGGTCATGGCGGTAGAATGGGCTTTGCTGAACACAAGTTTGGTAGCCCTTATCCTCCTTTCCGTGGAAGGTCAAACTTTGGACGAG GCGGGAGGTGGAATTTCAGTTGTGCTTATCCAGTACCTGGTGGTCCAATGTATGTTGATAGAATGAGGCATGGAGATAGAGGCAATGCAAATGATGCCTTCTTTAGGAGACAACAATTTCCTATTGAAGGACCGAACAGCCCATTCATGGATAGGCACTTCGAGGACCGTTACTACCATGATAACGCTGGCCATGGGTTAAAGAGGCCCTTCTCTATGACA GACCCGAATCTGGATTACTTGGGGCCTAGCAGACGTCCTCGGTTTGATCATTCAGATTCTGCAAGTTCTCTTCATGGGGATCGTTATAGTAGAG ATAATTTTCCTCCCGGTGGAGATCACTACACACGTGATTATTATGGCTCTGAT TATGGCAGAGGCCCATATCCATCTTTCTATGGAGGTGGTCGTCCACATGGGCGTGGTTATGGACGTGGTTATTAG
- the LOC132625069 gene encoding uncharacterized protein LOC132625069, whose translation MNSFQFEIHSADVVCIMWFFLRKRLRCQKYDTFMEHVQIRLVEFAGFVFVPFLIICLKWNIRSKIADSCSSVSLKMTTSPWLLQKALKLVQSIALSLCAFRCMEL comes from the exons ATGAACAGTTTCCAGTTCGAGATCCATTCTGCTGATGTGGTATGCATCATG TGGTTTTTTCTTCGTAAGAGATTAAGATGTCAGAAGTACGATACATTTATGGAGCACGTGCAGATCAGGCTTGTGGAATTCGCTGGTTTTGTGTTTGTGCCATTCTTAATTATTTGCTTGAAGTGGAATATTAGAAGTAAGATAGCTGATTCGTGCAGCTCTGTTTCTTTAAAAATGACGACCTCCCCATGGTTACTGCAGAAAGCGTTaaa GCTGGTCCAATCTATTGCTCTTTCCTTATGCGCATTTCGCTGCATGGAATTGTAA
- the LOC132623937 gene encoding BURP domain-containing protein 3-like, with translation MKLQVLYSLTIFLLAFIASTHAAISPKVYWKIKLPNTQIPKVIKDFLPQAEDETRTKKKVYYGLHQHGAWIFHAATDEEIREITNESPTQSDHQDNFLYKPYFFEKELEKGKVINFPSLKNKNEAPFWPREFVESIPFSPEKIPQILNHFSIDSNSKDAKTIEETVKVCEEPAMKGEKRKCATSLESMVDFGIFMLGTNNIQVVTTEVQGENQMVQKYTIKEVELIADGTNMICHKLNYAYAVHFCHGGPGTKTYVVSMIGADRTKVKAVSICHKDTSLWNPKGLPFVVLKAKPGDPSICHFLQDDQIVFLP, from the exons ATGAAGTTGCAGGTGCTCTACTCGCTCACCATTTTTCTG CTTGCTTTTATAGCAAGTACTCATGCAGCTATATCTCCGAAGGTTTATTGGAAAATAAAATTGCCTAACACTCAAATTCCCAAGGTGATCAAAGATTTCCTTCCCCAAGCAG AGGATGAGACTCGCACAAAGAAGAAAGTATACTACGGTTTACACCAACATGGAGCCTGGATTTTCCATGCTGCTACTGATGAAGAGATTCGGGAGATAACAAATGAAAGCCCTACCCAGAGCGATCATCAAGATAATTTTCTTTACAAACCTTATTTCTTTGAAAAGGAATTGGAGAAAGGAAAAGTCATCAACTTTCCCTCTCTGAAAAATAAAAACGAAGCACCATTTTGGCCTCGCGAATTTGTGGAATCAATTCCCTTCTCGCCGGAAAAAATCCCTCAAATTCTAAACCATTTTTCTATAGATAGCAACTCAAAGGATGCTAAAACAATCGAGGAAACAGTCAAAGTTTGTGAAGAGCCAGCGATGAAAGGAGAGAAGAGAAAATGTGCAACTTCTTTAGAGTCTATGGTAGATTTCGGCATATTCATGCTTGGAACAAACAATATTCAGGTAGTTACAACAGAGGTACAAGGGGAAAATcaaatggtgcaaaaatacacCATTAAAGAAGTTGAACTGATAGCTGATGGGACTAACATGATATGCCACAAACTTAATTACGCATATGCAGTGCATTTTTGCCATGGCGGACCAGGTACAAAGACATATGTGGTATCTATGATTGGTGCTGATAGAACAAAGGTTAAAGCAGTATCAATATGCCACAAAGATACATCTCTTTGGAATCCCAAAGGATTGCCTTTTGTAGTGCTTAAGGCTAAGCCCGGAGATCCCTCTATTTGTCATTTTCTTCAAGATGATCAAATCGTTTTTCTCCCTTAA